A region of Dioscorea cayenensis subsp. rotundata cultivar TDr96_F1 chromosome 5, TDr96_F1_v2_PseudoChromosome.rev07_lg8_w22 25.fasta, whole genome shotgun sequence DNA encodes the following proteins:
- the LOC120260045 gene encoding probable receptor-like protein kinase At1g11050, whose translation MIISDLRHRNLVPLSGCSPDATTTVANVISINEVEIISYLHHRNLVDLHSCCIASPTTTITKVTSSTTSEEKHYTRCCQSPCLHYGVKPTIYDKDIKGTSILLDGEMRARVANFGLARQSREGRSHLSALAVVPRILSSFFLLSLLHVSSMLSICSTVLACFLSLSLMTWSLLWHSVGADGDSGFGPVLQAFIGNTSLSSCSRSCIEFLQKYVTWNFTFVEFQYSLWIL comes from the coding sequence ATGATCATTAGTGATCTCCGCCACCGCAACCTCGTCCCTCTCAGTGGTTGCTCCCCTGACGCCACCACGACCGTCGCCAACGTCATCTCCATCAACGAAGTTGAGATCATCAGCTATCTCCACCACCGCAACCTCGTCGATCTCCACAGCTGCTGCATAGCATCACCGACGACCACGATCACCAAAGTTACCTCATCTACGACCTCAGAGGAAAAACATTATACTAGATGTTGCCAAAGCCCTTGCTTGCACTATGGAGTGAAGCCAACCATATATGACAAAGATATCAAAGGCACGAGCATCTTGCTTGATGGAGAGATGAGAGCTAGAGTTGCAAACTTCGGATTAGCAAGGCAGAGCAGAGAAGGCCGGTCTCATTTATCCGCCCTCGCCGTTGTTCCCCGCATCCTCTCCTCCTTTTTTCTCCTATCGTTGCTCCATGTTTCAAGTATGCTATCTATCTGCTCCACCGTCCTTGCttgttttctctctctttctctaatgACTTGGTCTTTGCTTTGGCATAGCGTTGGTGCTGATGGGGACTCTGGCTTTGGGCCGGTTTTGCAGGCGTTTATTGGGAATACGAGCCTTAGCTCCTGTTCTCGTTCATGTAttgaatttctgcagaaatatGTGACCTGGAATTTCACATTTGTGGAATTTCAGTACTCCCTCTGGATTCtttaa